In a genomic window of Streptomyces roseoviridis:
- a CDS encoding helix-turn-helix domain-containing protein: MLRIHFTADDLARVRFAARPAPLQELHAALTTAVVPRPGPPLLGRWRGRVLRTLPGAAGPLADLVPAGRPPSFLDVLGDTLPDAFERIRSTAPALVRSELERAYGTVPAPRWIRGLYAAEEASWQTVQRAQRAAYESVLAPVWARVQDLHREEFARYALAVAEHGVAAALTALAPGTRLHEGVWEWPGPSSREVRLVGRGLVLLPTFHHPAGPLLQDLPGRPVVLTYPAGPGLPPAPDASATAEDPLPPVLGRTRTDLLRLLATPHTTTGLARALDVSNATASAHAAALRAAGLVTTTRTGRSVTHVRTALGALMTGRDGSPTRG, translated from the coding sequence GTGCTGCGGATCCACTTCACGGCGGACGATCTCGCCCGGGTCCGGTTCGCCGCCCGGCCCGCACCGCTTCAGGAGCTCCACGCGGCCCTCACGACCGCCGTCGTGCCCCGCCCCGGACCGCCGCTGCTCGGCCGCTGGCGCGGCCGGGTGCTGCGTACCCTGCCCGGCGCCGCCGGACCGCTGGCCGACCTGGTGCCGGCCGGTCGCCCGCCGTCCTTCCTCGACGTCCTCGGCGACACCCTCCCCGACGCCTTCGAACGGATCCGCTCGACCGCCCCGGCGCTCGTCCGCTCCGAGCTGGAGAGGGCGTACGGGACCGTGCCCGCGCCCCGGTGGATCCGGGGCCTGTACGCGGCGGAGGAGGCGTCCTGGCAGACGGTCCAAAGGGCCCAGCGGGCCGCGTACGAGAGCGTCCTCGCTCCCGTCTGGGCGCGGGTGCAGGACCTGCACCGCGAGGAGTTCGCCCGGTACGCCCTGGCCGTCGCCGAGCACGGCGTGGCCGCCGCCCTGACCGCCCTGGCCCCGGGCACCCGGCTCCACGAGGGCGTGTGGGAGTGGCCCGGCCCGTCGTCCCGTGAGGTCCGGCTCGTCGGCCGGGGCCTCGTGCTCCTGCCGACCTTCCACCACCCGGCGGGCCCGCTGCTCCAGGACCTCCCCGGCCGTCCGGTGGTCCTCACCTACCCGGCGGGCCCCGGCCTCCCGCCCGCCCCGGACGCCTCCGCCACCGCGGAAGATCCCCTGCCGCCCGTCCTGGGCCGCACCCGCACCGACCTCCTGCGCCTCCTCGCCACGCCCCACACCACGACGGGCCTGGCCCGCGCCCTGGACGTCAGCAACGCGACGGCATCGGCGCACGCGGCCGCCCTGCGGGCGGCGGGCCTGGTGACCACGACACGGACCGGCCGGTCGGTCACCCACGTCCGCACGGCCCTGGGCGCGCTGATGACGGGCCGAGACGGCTCCCCCACCCGCGGGTGA
- a CDS encoding IclR family transcriptional regulator has product MTAETSQTLDRGLRVLKLLADTDHGLTVTELSNRLGVNRTVVYRLLATLEQHALVRRDLGGRARVGLGVLRLGRQVHPLVREAALPALRSLAEDIGATAHLTLVDGAEALAVAVVEPTWTDYHVAYRAGFRHPLDRGAAGRAILAARQGELTEPGFTLTHGELEAGASGAAAPLVGVTGIEGSVGVVMLADAVPERVGPRVVDAAREVADALR; this is encoded by the coding sequence GTGACCGCGGAGACCTCCCAGACGCTCGACCGGGGACTTCGAGTCCTCAAACTGCTCGCCGACACCGACCACGGCCTGACCGTCACCGAGTTGTCCAACCGACTCGGTGTGAACAGGACCGTGGTCTACCGACTGCTCGCCACGCTGGAACAGCACGCCCTCGTCCGCCGGGACCTGGGCGGCCGCGCCAGGGTGGGCCTCGGCGTGCTCCGGCTCGGCCGGCAGGTCCACCCGCTGGTGCGGGAGGCCGCGCTGCCCGCGCTGCGCTCGCTCGCCGAGGACATAGGCGCCACCGCGCACCTGACCCTCGTCGACGGGGCGGAGGCACTCGCCGTCGCCGTCGTCGAACCGACCTGGACCGACTACCACGTGGCCTACCGGGCCGGCTTCCGCCACCCGCTGGACCGCGGGGCGGCCGGCCGCGCGATCCTCGCCGCCCGCCAGGGCGAACTCACCGAACCGGGCTTCACCCTCACCCACGGCGAGCTGGAGGCGGGCGCGAGCGGCGCCGCCGCCCCGCTGGTCGGCGTGACCGGCATCGAGGGCAGCGTCGGCGTCGTCATGCTGGCCGACGCGGTACCGGAACGGGTGGGCCCCCGGGTCGTCGACGCGGCGAGGGAAGTCGCCGACGCCCTGCGCTAG
- a CDS encoding acetylhydrolase, translated as MTAHPALSRRSFATGALLGAAAGLLPSAPAGATAPAPAPAGATAPAPARSRTRSEPGPGPLLRLPAPTGPHPVGLRTVHLTDPSRTDPWAGGARELMLTVLYPARTVRGFPRAPQLTPAEAVLFADLAPHVRPGLPGPGAVDWGAVLTHGHVGAPALPGRRPVVLYTPGGGDSRTLGTSLAEDLASHGRIVVLVDHPGDATQVELPTGMRPTVLLGPPSPETVRTMIDTRIADLRHVLDRLGELPLAPVMDRRRIGVCGHSAGGTAAVYAAHGDRRIRAVANLEGYLDLAPLDGFDRPLLLLRTDGFEGAARIESSWAGLPGRRALLTGANHWAFTDYAAFVPRLQAAGLVTPAARAGLVGPGDGDAAMASVRHRVGGFLARALPPAVARHRP; from the coding sequence ATGACAGCGCATCCCGCCCTCAGCCGCCGCTCCTTCGCCACCGGTGCCCTGCTCGGCGCCGCCGCCGGGCTGCTGCCCTCGGCCCCCGCCGGCGCCACCGCCCCCGCCCCCGCCCCCGCCGGCGCCACCGCCCCCGCCCCCGCCCGGTCCCGCACCCGGTCCGAGCCGGGCCCCGGGCCGCTGCTCCGGCTGCCCGCGCCGACCGGCCCGCACCCCGTGGGCCTGCGCACCGTCCACCTCACCGACCCCTCCCGCACCGACCCCTGGGCCGGCGGCGCGCGGGAGCTGATGCTCACCGTCCTCTACCCGGCCCGCACCGTGCGCGGCTTTCCGCGCGCCCCGCAGCTCACCCCGGCCGAGGCGGTCCTCTTCGCCGATCTCGCGCCCCACGTCCGGCCGGGGCTTCCGGGTCCGGGAGCGGTGGACTGGGGCGCCGTCCTCACCCACGGGCACGTCGGCGCGCCCGCCCTGCCGGGGCGGCGGCCGGTGGTGCTGTACACCCCGGGCGGCGGGGACTCCCGGACGCTCGGCACGAGCCTCGCCGAGGACCTGGCGAGCCACGGCCGCATCGTCGTCCTCGTCGACCACCCCGGCGACGCCACCCAGGTGGAACTGCCCACCGGGATGCGGCCCACCGTCCTGCTGGGGCCGCCGAGCCCGGAGACCGTCCGCACCATGATCGACACCCGGATCGCGGACCTCCGCCACGTCCTGGACCGGCTCGGGGAGCTGCCCCTGGCCCCGGTCATGGACCGGCGCCGGATCGGTGTGTGCGGGCACTCGGCGGGCGGCACGGCCGCCGTGTACGCGGCGCACGGCGACCGCCGGATCCGGGCCGTGGCCAACCTGGAGGGCTACCTGGACCTCGCTCCGCTCGACGGCTTCGACCGGCCGCTGCTGCTCCTGCGCACGGACGGCTTCGAGGGCGCCGCCCGCATCGAGAGCTCCTGGGCGGGGCTGCCCGGCCGCCGCGCCCTGCTCACCGGAGCGAACCACTGGGCCTTCACCGACTACGCGGCGTTCGTCCCCCGGCTCCAGGCCGCCGGACTCGTGACGCCCGCCGCCCGCGCCGGCCTCGTCGGCCCCGGTGACGGCGACGCGGCGATGGCATCGGTACGGCACCGGGTGGGCGGCTTCCTCGCCCGCGCCCTGCCGCCCGCCGTGGCCCGCCACCGGCCGTAG